From Aspergillus fumigatus Af293 chromosome 5, whole genome shotgun sequence, a single genomic window includes:
- the cipC gene encoding DUF3759 domain-containing protein, with product MAWGWEQSDEAHREVYGERRHESSLSHELIAGAASFAGMKAWEDHQRKEGKPVSHAFAKEALAGFVGAEVDKLIETKGLDEADKIRARRHAKENAERMYDEHYVDRHGAPEYDPGRYPPHERFDRPVDRW from the exons ATGGCTTGGGGCTGGG AGCAATCAGACGAAGCTCATCGGGAGGTGTACGGCGAGCGCAGGCACGAGAGCAGCCTGTCTCACGAGCTCATTGCTGGAGCTGCTTCGTTTGCCGGCATGAAGGCTTGGGAGGATCACCAGCGCAAGGAGG GCAAGCCTGTCAGCCACGCTTTCGCCAAGGAGGCCCTGGCAGGGTTTGTCGGTGCGGAGGTCGATAAACTCATCGAAACAAAGGGACTTGATGAGGCGGATAAGATACGCGCTCGTCGCCATGCCAAGGAAAATGCTGAACGCATGTATGATGAGCACTACGTCGACCGACACGGCGCTCCAGAGTACGACCCAGGCCGCTACCCACCTCATGAGCGCTTCGACCGCCCTGTCGACCGTTGGTAA
- a CDS encoding alpha/beta hydrolase produces MTSKKPPSPADFPTNLTVTITPPQSPPRATHPAPPNILLLLHGLGDTAAAFTSFARALNLPETTIVTIQAPTPLPFDLGGFHWGDDVSFDPATGALDMDAGFKRSTGLLVDEVIQGVLVRKCGYRPREILILGFGQGGMAALVAAREMGEGKTQGASASASAGGAAEDTSLSGAISIGAPYPLSGSTVGAKNRTPVLLVGGREPTAVSDGAIRRTKQVFEFVEVHQYARKGDGMPRNREEMMPVMQFFARRLRSWQGVPEGSVEIT; encoded by the coding sequence atgacATCCAAAAAACCCCCCTCGCCAGCCGACTTCCCCACCAACCTCACAGTAACCATCACCCCTCCCCAGAGCCCGCCCCGCGCAACCCACCCCGCACCACCaaacatcctcctcctcctacACGGCCTCGGCGACACAGCCGCAGCCTTCACCTCCTTCGCGCGAGCCCTCAACCTCCCCGAAACAACCATTGTGACGATCCAAGCGCCAACGCCGCTCCCCTTCGACCTGGGCGGCTTCCACTGGGGCGACGACGTCTCCTTCGACCCGGCGACCGGCGCGCTAGATATGGACGCCGGGTTCAAGCGCTCGACGGGCCTGCTCGTCGACGAGGTCATCCAGGGTGTGCTGGTGCGGAAATGCGGATATCGGCCGCGGGAGATCCTGATCCTGGGGTTCGGCCAGGGCGGGATGGCGGCCTTGGTTGCTGCGAGGGAGATGGGCGAGGGGAAGACGCAGGGCGCGAGTGCGAGTGCGagtgctggtggtgctgcgGAGGATACGTCTCTGTCCGGGGCGATTTCGATCGGGGCGCCGTATCCCCTGTCTGGAAGTACGGTTGGAGCGAAGAACCGGACGCCGGTGTTGCTGGTGGGTGGGCGGGAGCCGACGGCTGTGAGTGATGGGGCTATACGGCGGACAAAGCAGGTCTTTGAGTTTGTGGAGGTCCATCAGTACGCGCGCAAGGGGGATGGGATGCCGCGGAACCGGGAGGAGATGATGCCCGTGATGCAGTTCTTTGCGCGGCGGTTGCGCAGTTGGCAGGGTGTACCTGAGGGAAGTGTGGAGATTACATGA
- a CDS encoding serine/threonine-protein phosphatase 2B catalytic subunit — translation MDQALARAVRDKKPVPEIDFTLHTMEDGTQVSTLERVIKEVQAPALSTPTDEMFWSPEDPSKPNLQFLKQHFYREGRLTEEQALWIIHAGTQILRSEPNLLEMDAPITVCGDVHGQYYDLMKLFEVGGDPSETRYLFLGDYVDRGYFSIECVLYLWALKIWYPNSLWLLRGNHECRHLTDYFTFKLECKHKYSERIYEACIESFCALPLAAVMNKQFLCIHGGLSPELHTLEDIKSIDRFREPPTHGLMCDILWADPLEEFGQEKTGDYFVHNSVRGCSYFFSYPAACAFLEKNNLLSIIRAHEAQDAGYRMYRKTRTTGFPSVMTIFSAPNYLDVYNNKAAVLKYENNVMNIRQFNCTPHPYWLPNFMDVFTWSLPFVGEKITDMLIAILNTCSKEELEDETPTSVSPSAPSPPLPMDVESSEFKRRAIKNKILAIGRLSRVFQVLREESERVTELKTAAGGRLPAGTLMLGAEGIKQAITNFEDARKVDLQNERLPPSHEEVIKRSEEERRAALERAQQEADNDTGLATVARRISMSAGSGRSRRQRDAARETREA, via the exons ATGGATCAAGCACTGGCGCGCGCGGTGAGGGACAAGAAGCCCGTCCCGGAGATCGACTTCACCCTACACACCATGGAGGATGGCACTCAAGTCTCCACGCTGGAACGAGTGATCAAAG AGGTGCAAGCGCCGGCTTTAAGTACTCCCACGGATGAAATGTTCTGGTCTCCTGAAGACCCCTCGAAGCCCAACCTCCAGTTCCTGAAACAGCATTTCTATCGGGAAGGTCGTCTTACAGAGGAGCAGGCGCTATGGATTATACATGCCGGAACTCAGATTCTGAGATCTGAACCTAATCTGCTAGAGATGGATGCGCCGATCACCGTCTGTGGCGACGTTCACGGTCAATACTATGACTTGATGAAACTCTTCGAAGTCGGTGGCGATCCGTCCGAGACGAGGTATCTTTTCCTGGGTGATTATGTCGACAGAGGTTATTTCAGCATTGAG TGCGTTTTATATCTCTGGGCCCTGAAGATCTGGTACCCGAACAGCCTTTGGCTGCTCCGAGGCAACCACGAATGCAGGCATCTCACGGATTACTTCACCTTCAAGCTGGAGTGCAAGCATAAATACAGCGAGCGTATCTATGAGGCCTGCATTGAATCATTCTGCGcgttgccgctggcggcggTCATGAACAAGCAATTCCTGTGTATACATGGTGGCCTAAGTCCTGAACTTCACACTCTCGAAGATATCAAATCG ATTGATCGTTTCAGAGAGCCCCCGACTCACGGTTTGATGTGCGACATCCTGTGGGCTGATCCGCTTGAAGAGTTCGGACAAGAAAAAACGGGAGATTACTTTGTTCACAACAGTGTTCGAGGCTGTTCTTACTTCTTCTCGTACCCCGCGGCTTGCGCTTTCCTTGAAAAGAACAACCTATTGTCGATCATTCGAGCACACGAGGCGCAGGACGCTGGATATCGCATGTACCGAAAAACTCGCACGACCGGATTTCCAAGTGTGATGACTATCTTCAGTGCTCCCAACTACTTGGATGTCTACAACAACAAGGCTGCCGTGCTGAAGTACGAGAACAACGTCATGAATATCCGACAGTTCAACTGCACGCCTCACCCGTACTGGTTGCCAAACTTCATGGACGTGTTTACGTGGTCGCTTCCTTTCGTCGGTGAGAAGATCACCGATATGCTCATCGCCATTCTCAATACCTGCtccaaggaggagctcgaaGACGAGACTCCTACCTCCGTGTCACCTTCTGCTCCGTCTCCTCCGCTCCCAATGGACGTGGAGAGCAGCGAATTCAAAAGACGGGcgatcaagaacaagattCTTGCCATCGGACGTCTCTCGCGTGTCTTCCAGGTGTTGCGGGAGGAGTCTGAGAGAGTTACGGAACTCAAGACAGCTGCTGGTGGCCGTCTCCCAGCTGGTACCCTGATGCTTGGCGCCGAAGGAATCAAACAGGCTATTACCAACTTTGAGGACGCTCGCAAGGTTGACTTGCAGAACGAGCGTCTTCCACCGTCTCACGAGGAGGTCATCAAGAGAAGCGAAGAGGAAAGACGGGCTGCCCTCGAGCGTGCGCAACAGGAGGCAGACAATGATACCGGCTTGGCTACCGTCGCCCGGAGAATTAGCAT GTCCGCCGGCTCTGGCAGGTCTCGTCGGCAAAGAGATGCCGCCCGGGAGACTAGGGAAGCCTAA